One genomic segment of Podarcis raffonei isolate rPodRaf1 chromosome 7, rPodRaf1.pri, whole genome shotgun sequence includes these proteins:
- the MTFR1 gene encoding mitochondrial fission regulator 1, with translation MIYWIKHLLRVIFEKAALTMESLLWSSKPYGRDRSIVRKIGTNLSLIQCPRVQFQLPSQSAEGNHSNPLRVDGVVSLADVGWVAEEESEVFTRLRSDVWSKSQTYPRGEGCSGRDPNIQVPLPKPLQEKEDSKIAVATNDEALQKISVLENELASLRAQIAKIVSLQEQQNMTAAGVSSAASVPVLAGVPAPPPPPPPLPPPPPLQQSTSAIDLIKERKGKRVNSGRTFIDDDSKKPEIPNMLDILKDMNNVKLRSVKRPEESTKRKAADPTDPAALIAEALKKKFAYRYRSDSPSETEKQAPESDTRLFGPHMLKPTGKMKNLIENS, from the exons ATGATTTACTGGATTAAGCACCTACTTAGAGTGATATTTGAGAAAGCAGCATTAACTATGGAATCA ttGCTTTGGTCTAGTAAGCCTTATGGTCGTGATAGAAGTATTGTAAGGAAAATTGGCACCAACCTCTCGCTGATACAATGTCCAAGAGTTCAGTTTCAG CTTCCATCTCAGTCTGCAGAAGGCAATCATTCTAACCCACTGAGAGTTGATGGAGTGGTCTCCCTTGCAGATGTGGGGTGGGTTGCTGAAGAAGAAAGTGAAGTCTTTACACGGCTCAG ATCAGACGTTTGGTCAAAATCCCAAACATATCCTAGAGGTGAAGGCTGCTCAGGAAGAGATCCAAATATTCAAGTACCTTTGCCAAAGCCATTGCAAGAAAAAGAAGACTCCAAGATTGCTGTGGCCACAAATGATGAAGCTCTGCAGAAAATCAGTGTGCTAGAAAATGAACTTGCCAGTTTAAGAGCACAAATAGCCAAAATCGTAAGCTTACAAGAACAGCAGAATATGACagcag CTGGAGTAAGTTCTGCAGCATCAGTTCCTGTCCTAGCAGGAGTgccagcaccgcccccaccgcccccacCCCTTCCACCTCCACCACCGCTCCAGCAGAGCACTTCTGCCATTGATCTTATTAAGGAGCGCAAAGGAAAAAGAGTAAATTCCGGACGGACTTTTATAGATGATGATTCAAAGAAGCCTGAAATACCAAACATGCTAGATATTCTCAAAGATATGAACAACGTAAAGCTGCGATCTGTGAAAAG ACCAGAGGAGAGCACCAAACGAAAAGCAGCCGACCCAACAGATCCTGCCGCACTAATAGCTGAAGCTCTTAAAAAGAAATTTGCTTATCGATATCGAAGTGACAGCCCAAGTGAAACTGAGAAACAGGCTCCTGAATCTGACACAAGGCTG TTTGGGCCACACATGCTGAAGCCTACAGGAAAAATGAAGAATCTAATTGAAAACTCTTAA